The following proteins are co-located in the Apium graveolens cultivar Ventura chromosome 5, ASM990537v1, whole genome shotgun sequence genome:
- the LOC141659729 gene encoding uncharacterized protein LOC141659729, producing MLTLLIPGPKEAGNNIDVYLRPFIKDLKLLWDQGERVYDAYHQENFTMRAMIFCTICDFPVYGNLSGYSIKGANACPICEDATIDIRLKNCKKNVYMGHRTFLPLAHPYRKRKRSFDGTIETRVARLPLIGKETKDGVKARLDLQEMGVRTELAPQQSGKRAYLPPACYTLSTKEKIRFCECLSGVKVPSGYSSNPKIFVSMKDLKLVGMKSHDCHVLMQHLLPITIRGILPKHVRVVITKLWYFFNAINSKVIDPMTLDKLQVDIIVTLCEFEMYFLHSFFDIMVHLVMHLVREIKICGPLYLCQMYPFERFLCIFKAYVKNRYLPEASIVEGYSVEETIEFCTDYLASTDSVGIARSRHEGRLQGQGTLGHKMISPSAEMLDRAHLFVLQHMTEVNPYLQEHIVEIQQMHPSKSGKWVTSEHNRSFRKWFKNRVMSQYSENYSIISNTLKWLTYGLDIPVRSYQAFDVNGCKWFDIRRGVRVNESGFTLVNFDRFGHEDDPFIFATQVKQVFYVRDPADHRWSIILQSKRRIVGIDNVEDEKEYNQFHENPPFSIGIPTTLREDNADTNYARNDHDEGKTFLIRNQDTQFYCGFICQERFKVPSALSICVILTGNNFNLILNPSGNLHANIIRSWEGAIISRVPKRKLPFEMDKWRHIIIKGKAQTAQPKAPSTVHQSLEDGDSDKLLLRSDQYWFLALLNIGADKNALILINAKISQQFSDCIQDGPTNNEFAALTITQTEARALVHKSMEDGVTDKPTLKVYMRRHKMHQQSPQTIKVYTRRHKRGNKATAK from the exons ATGTTGACATTGCTAATCCCCGGTCCTAAAGAAGCCGGAAATAACATAGATGTATATCTGCGACCATTTATTAAAGATCTGAAGTTATTGTGGGATCAAGGAGAGAGGGTGTATGATGCATACCACCAGGAAAATTTTACCATGCGTGCCATGATTTTTTGCACCATATGTGATTTTCCTGTCTATGGAAACCTTTCGGGGTACAGTATTAAAGGAGCTAATGCATGTCCGATTTGTGAAGATGCTACGATTGACATTCGTCtaaaaaattgcaaaaaaaatGTATACATGGGCCATCGTACATTTCTTCCCCTTGCTCACCCTTATCGCAAGAGGAAAAGGTCTTTTGATGGGACTATCGAGACTCGAGTGGCTCGATTGCCTTTAATCGGGAAGGAG ACAAAGGATGGGGTGAAAGCCAGATTAGACCTGCAAGAGATGGGTGTACGAACAGAGCTAGCACCACAACAATCTGGTAAACGTGCATATCTACCTCCAGCGTGTTATACTTTGTCAACGAAAgagaaaattagattttgtgagTGTTTATCTGGTGTGAAAGTTCCATCTGGATATTCCTCAAACCCTAAAATTTTTGTCTCAATGAAAGATTTGAAGTTGGTCGGTATGAAGTCACATGATTGTCACGTATTAATGCAACATCTACTACCGATTACAATTCGAGGCATATTACCAAAGCATGTGAGAGTGGTTATCACGAAACTGTGGTACTTTTTTAATGCTATAAACAGTAAGGTCATTGATCCCATGACATTGGATAAGTTGCAAGTTGATATTATTGTCACACTTTGTGAATTTGAAATGTATTTCCTACACTCATTCTTTGACATTATGGTCCATTTAGTTATGCATCTTGTGAGGGAGATTAAAATTTGTGGTCCTTTATATTTGTGTCAAATGTATCCTTTTGAGAGATTCTTGTGTATCTTCAAAGCATATGTGAAAAATCGATATCTACCTGAAGCCAGCATAGTTGAAGGATATTCGGTTGAAGAGACCATTGAATTTTGCACAGACTATTTAGCATCTACTGATTCAGTTGGAATTGCAAGATCTCGTCACGAAGGAAGACTTCAAGGACAGGGGACATTGGGCCACAAAATGATCTCTCCCAGTGCCGAAATGCTTGATAGAGCCCATCTCTTTGTATTGCAACACATGACAGAAGTTAATCCTTACTTACAAGAGCACATAGTCGAGATTCAACAAATGCATCCTTCTAAGAGTGGAAAATGGGTTACAAGTGAACACAACCGATCGTTTCGTAAATGGTTTAAAAATCGAGTGATGTCTCAATATTCAGAAAATtattccatcatttccaatacGCTAAAATGGTTAACATATGGCCTTGACATACCCGTGAGATCTTACCAAGCATTTGATGTTAATGG GTGTAAATGGTTCGATATTCGTCGTGGTGTTCGGGTGAATGAGTCGGGCTTCACTTTGGTAAACTTTGATAGATTTGGTCATGAAGATGATCCGTTCATATTTGCTACACAAGTTAAGCAGGTTTTCTATGTAAGAGATCCCGCTGATCATAGGTGGTCGATTATTCTTCAAAGTAAGCGGCGTATTGTTGGTATTGATAATGTTGAAGATGAGAAAGAATATAATCAATTTCACGAGAATCCCCCTTTCTCAATTGGAATACCTACCACACTTAGGGAAGACAATGCAGATACAAATTATGCACGTAACGATCATGATGAAG GAAAAACATTTCTAATCAGGAATCAAGACACACAGTTTTATTGTGGTTTTATTTGTCAA GAAAGGTTTAAGGTTCCCAGTGCTTTGAG CATTTGTGTGATACTAACAGGCAATAATTTCAATCTGATTCTTAATCCCAGTGGTAATCTGCACGCAA ATATCATTAGATCATGGGAAGGAGCTATAATAAGTAGAGTTCCGAAGAGGAAGCTGCCATTTGAAATG GATAAATGGAGACATATTATAATAAAGGGCAAGGCTCAAACTGCTCAACCTAAGGCACCATCCACTGTACACCAGTCATTGGAAGATGGTGATTCTGACAAATTATTATTAAGGTCAGATCAA TACTGGTTTTTAGCACTTCTGAATATTGGCGCTGATAAGAATGCATTAATACTCATCAATGCTAAAATTTCACAACA GTTCAGTGATTGCATACAGGATGGTCCAACCAATAATGAATTTGCTGCTCTTACTATCACCCAAACTGAGGCACGGGCTCTAGTTCACAAGTCAATGGAAGATGGCGTTACTGACAAACCAACTCTGAAGGTTTATATGAGACGTCACAAAATGCATCAACAATCACCACAAACTATAAAGGTTTATACAAGACGTCACAAAAGGGGTAATAAAGCCACTGCAAAGTAA